One genomic region from Actinomycetota bacterium encodes:
- a CDS encoding nucleotidyltransferase, with product MSGSRDGAPLRSVEGADYDERRFLAVMREAVDVLEAHGVPHVLMGGVAVAALGRPRWTHDVDVFLRPDDARRALGALNDAGFEPEEHDPLWIFKAVKDEVLVDLIFRSQGDIYLDGDMLARAITTTFKGERIRVLPPEDLIVIKAAAHTEDTAYHWFDALAVLTNHELDWRYLLRRAPHSVRRVLSFLVFAESNDAPVPRWAILDLVDRVYGLRGEPARVPTDSSEATQDERIAVEARERLRRDPRTADVDVEVTTYGDTIMLTGEVATEERRAVLDDVAAELFPHQRIDNRTDVRRLEEPVTVEEIG from the coding sequence ATGTCAGGCAGTCGGGATGGCGCCCCCCTGCGCAGCGTCGAGGGGGCGGACTACGACGAGCGGCGCTTCCTCGCCGTCATGCGCGAGGCGGTGGACGTCCTCGAGGCGCACGGCGTCCCCCACGTCCTGATGGGGGGTGTGGCGGTCGCGGCGCTGGGCCGGCCGCGTTGGACCCACGACGTCGACGTCTTCCTGCGCCCCGACGACGCCCGACGTGCGCTCGGGGCCCTCAACGACGCCGGCTTCGAACCCGAAGAGCACGACCCGCTGTGGATCTTCAAGGCGGTCAAGGACGAGGTGCTGGTCGACCTGATCTTCCGTAGCCAGGGTGACATCTACCTCGACGGCGACATGCTGGCCCGTGCGATCACGACGACGTTCAAAGGCGAACGGATCCGTGTGCTGCCGCCGGAGGACCTGATCGTGATCAAAGCGGCCGCCCACACGGAGGACACCGCGTATCACTGGTTCGACGCGCTGGCGGTCCTGACCAACCACGAGCTCGACTGGCGCTACCTGCTGCGGCGCGCCCCGCACTCGGTCCGGCGGGTGTTGAGCTTCCTGGTGTTCGCCGAGTCCAACGACGCGCCCGTCCCACGGTGGGCCATCCTCGACCTGGTCGACCGCGTGTACGGCCTGCGAGGAGAGCCGGCGCGCGTCCCCACCGACTCATCGGAGGCGACCCAGGACGAGCGCATCGCCGTCGAGGCACGCGAACGTCTCCGACGTGACCCGCGAACGGCCGACGTCGACGTGGAGGTGACCACGTACGGCGACACGATCATGTTGACCGGTGAGGTCGCCACCGAGGAGCGGCGTGCCGTCCTCGACGACGTCGCCGCCGAGCTCTTCCCCCACCAACGGATCGACAACCGCACCGACGTGCGGCGGCTCGAAGAGCCGGTCACCGTCGAGGAGATCGGCTGA
- a CDS encoding metallophosphoesterase gives MNVAAVGDVHIGTDSVGRLAQHLREVDQHADVLLLAGDLSRRGGLDEARVVVGELAEVTVPVVAVFGNHEFESDLQDEFRAVLEDAGVTVLEGESTVIDVDGQQLGIAGTVGFGGGFPGATCADFGEAEMKHFVARSRDLASTLEQRLRDLADARVATRIALLHYSPVRDTLTGEHPELYPFLGSHWLADAADRAGADLVVHGHAHHGVERGVTPGGIPVRNVAQPVIRRPYAVYRVGEGSDVDHTEQLTAR, from the coding sequence ATGAACGTGGCGGCCGTCGGCGACGTCCACATCGGGACCGACTCGGTCGGTCGGCTCGCCCAGCACCTGCGCGAGGTCGACCAGCACGCCGACGTGCTGCTGCTCGCCGGTGATCTCAGCCGCCGGGGCGGGTTGGACGAGGCCAGGGTCGTGGTCGGCGAGCTCGCGGAGGTGACGGTGCCGGTGGTGGCGGTGTTCGGCAACCACGAGTTCGAATCCGACCTCCAGGACGAGTTCCGGGCGGTCCTCGAGGACGCCGGGGTGACCGTGCTCGAAGGTGAGTCGACCGTGATCGACGTGGACGGCCAGCAGCTCGGGATCGCCGGGACCGTCGGTTTCGGTGGCGGGTTCCCCGGTGCGACCTGCGCCGACTTCGGCGAGGCGGAGATGAAGCACTTCGTGGCACGCAGCCGCGACCTCGCGAGCACGCTCGAACAGCGTCTGCGCGACCTCGCCGATGCCCGCGTGGCGACGCGGATCGCGTTGCTTCACTACTCCCCGGTCCGCGACACGCTCACCGGCGAGCACCCGGAGCTGTACCCGTTCCTCGGCAGCCACTGGCTCGCTGATGCGGCGGACCGAGCCGGTGCCGACCTCGTCGTGCACGGCCATGCCCACCACGGCGTGGAACGCGGCGTGACGCCTGGCGGTATCCCCGTGCGCAACGTGGCGCAACCGGTGATCCGCCGACCCTACGCCGTGTACCGCGTCGGGGAAGGCAGCGACGTCGACCACACCGAGCAGCTCACCGCCCGGTAG
- a CDS encoding nucleotidyl transferase AbiEii/AbiGii toxin family protein — protein sequence MDPASALDRLVVEVAREPALADDLALRGGAALHHLHVDRPLRRCDRLSYGRTSSTGLGPILEGLRLVADRLDMVIEQPELRDDGLHARIDSPAQPGSLSVSVDTHAIEPCRAHVRRRLRIGFGPGTTEAAVLTFTLDEILALTLRQLSQRRDPRDLFDLWAGLTIGNARAGDVAHCFRHYVAPAQTPADELLARLELTVVDEAVRDGFAQLTVRAPVDSIDDAVAVVRAVISAVV from the coding sequence GTGGACCCTGCCAGCGCACTGGATCGACTCGTGGTGGAGGTCGCCCGGGAACCGGCGCTCGCCGATGACCTCGCCCTGCGGGGCGGCGCGGCGCTCCACCATCTGCACGTCGACCGGCCGCTGCGGCGCTGCGACCGCCTGTCGTACGGGCGGACGTCGTCAACCGGGCTGGGCCCGATCCTGGAGGGCCTGCGCCTGGTCGCCGACCGCCTCGACATGGTGATCGAACAACCAGAGCTCCGCGACGACGGGCTCCACGCCCGGATCGACTCGCCCGCCCAGCCTGGATCGCTGTCCGTGTCGGTCGATACGCACGCGATCGAGCCGTGCCGAGCGCACGTCCGCCGGCGGTTGCGGATCGGGTTCGGGCCGGGGACGACCGAGGCCGCCGTCCTGACGTTCACGCTCGACGAGATCCTGGCGTTGACGCTGCGGCAGCTGTCACAGCGCCGCGACCCGCGCGACCTGTTCGACCTGTGGGCCGGCCTCACGATCGGCAACGCGCGCGCCGGCGACGTCGCCCACTGCTTCCGTCACTACGTCGCCCCGGCGCAGACCCCAGCCGACGAGCTGCTCGCTCGGCTCGAGCTGACGGTGGTCGACGAGGCGGTCCGAGACGGGTTCGCGCAGCTGACCGTCCGCGCCCCGGTCGACTCGATCGACGACGCGGTCGCGGTCGTGCGGGCTGTCATCTCCGCCGTCGTGTAG